The genomic window ACTTCTTCAGTTATCTTGCACAGCTTTGCCTCCTTTTCGTGCGACATCGTGTTCCCTAGAACACGTGAACGGATGGTTCTCCCGCCTTAATCTTGTGACTGATTTCGCGTGTCTACTTCGTCAGATCCACTCCGGCCCCCGTACTTTCACTCTGCGCATTTGTAGAGGCGAACCGTCAAGGCCGCTATCTCTGATAGATTACAGGACCACGCCACGTGAGAGCTAAGCGGCGCGCTACGAAGCTGACTGCCACTCGAACTGCTCCTTGTGTGGAGAGTGCTTTCTCTCCGTGAGCGTGGCTCGGTATTTCGCGCGAGGCTAAGTTCACTGGTTTGGTTCCTCGGGTTTTTTCAGTGTTTAGAGAAGGAAGGTTCTCGCACACAGAGCGCAAACGAATGGCTGCCTAGCCGGCAAAAaccagagagaggaagacgctcAGAAATACTATCCACGGGGAGCAAAACAACGCCGCTGGGTCTTGAGAAAATAAAAAACAGCAAAGGAAGACTCGGCCTGACGTTCTTCCCTTAATCAATGCTGAAAAAAACAACACATACACAACACACAAAGAAACAGAACGCAGTGAGCGCGCAGACAAGCCGCAGCTGACGGCACAGCGCCGAACGGAAACCCGTGGCGAGGTGATGACATATGCACTGTTTAAAAACATTCCGGACTCTATCTCTGCTGTGCAGGCGACTCTACTCATCCGCATGGTCACGCACGCGTGCACATCTCTTGCTGGACAGGTGTGCATGAACGTGACTCTGTTTCGCACAGGTCTTACTTTTTCTGCGCGAGAGTTCTCGACAGCCAGTCGAGGCCCTCGTAGAGGCCGTCGCCAGTTGTGGCGCAGGTGGACTGAATGAACCAGTTGCGGTGTCTGATGCTGTGGAGATGCAGCTTATCGGTGACCTCAGCGGCGGTCATCGCGTTCGGGAGATCCTGCTTGTTCGCGAAGATGAGCAGCACGGCGTCGCGCAGTTCGTCCTCGTTCAGCATACGGTggagctcctcgcgcgctgcaAACCGGGCACACGACACGCGCTTTTCGCATCGAATCAGACTCACACACCACCTCTTCTGCTGCAAGAACCACAGGATTCCACGACCGCGTGTGCCCCCTCGGGAAGCGCATCCACGCAGACGCCTTCACGCcacaggcgcgcccgcagctggATAGTTTCCCCCCCGTAGACTGAAGGGACTTCGTCCACcaacgccgccagccgccgcgcgcagcttcgccgcaCCACCGACTTCCGCCAGAAACGCCCTGAAGAGGAGGATCTGCCCCTGAGAGCGAATCCCGCCCTGATGCATGCACCCCAGGAATGGGCGCTTTTCCTTCTGTGCATCCAGACTTGCAGACGCCAGTCTCAGGTTACTCACCGTCTTCAATGCGGTCGCGGTCATTGCTGTCGATGACAAAGATCAGACCGTGCGTGTTGGAGAAGTAGTGGCGCCACAGAGGGCGGATCTTATCCTGCCCACCGACATCCCACACAGTGAAGGAGATGTTCTTGTACTCCACTGTCTCGACGTTGAAACCTacaaaaaaacaaaacacgCACCTCCGTCGATGAACAACCCACGCACattccctctctcctctctccgtcttctaaaaccagccgcgccgcagccgcccaAACAAACACGTCACTCGTCACACACAACACACAGAAAGACTCAGATCCCTGAACAAAAAAACATCCAAATGCCGGGCGAGAAAAGCACATTCGCTGAAGCTCAGCCACGACAGGAAGGCGACCATCACATCCTACGTGACAGTTTTGCCTTCCAGCGTGCCGGAAGACAAGAGTTCAAGGCGTGACGCGGATGGCAAGGATACACCCACAAAACAGATACAGAGACTAGCGAAGAATTCTCTTCGGAACACCAGACGACCGGCACATGCATCAAGACTCGAGAGGGGAACGACAAGTATCCACACACGTCTACGCAGACGTgcaacgcatgcagcgaatTCAAAAAGAAAACCGATTTACGGGAGCATAACCAGCCACGAGAAACACCACAGAGGCACTGCCTACACCAATAAACACCTCTTTGACTAGTATATACATGCAGGAAAAGTCATGTTTCCTCTCGATGCCACACGAAGCAGATAGCCACACAAGGCTTCAAAACAAAGGCATTTCGGCCTGAGTCCTTAGTGCCTCCTCACTATCGGATGCGATTTGGACCTAATCTACACCTTCGTCTACGTCAAGACGGTCATGAAAACACACGATTCCAGAGTCTTTCGGAAAGTTACTCGTAGGTGCACCCGCCTCAATACACGCCGAGGGAGCAGAACACTGATCTAACGACGCAGGGCATAACAGCCAAGTGCCTATTTTCTTTCACTTCCGTCGTGCT from Besnoitia besnoiti strain Bb-Ger1 chromosome XIII, whole genome shotgun sequence includes these protein-coding regions:
- a CDS encoding ADP ribosylation factor ARF1 (encoded by transcript BESB_029870), which encodes MGIAVSRLWSRLFGKREMRILMVGLDAAGKTTILYKLKLGEVVTTIPTIGFNVETVEYKNISFTVWDVGGQDKIRPLWRHYFSNTHGLIFVIDSNDRDRIEDAREELHRMLNEDELRDAVLLIFANKQDLPNAMTAAEVTDKLHLHSIRHRNWFIQSTCATTGDGLYEGLDWLSRTLAQKNID